The Bos indicus isolate NIAB-ARS_2022 breed Sahiwal x Tharparkar chromosome X, NIAB-ARS_B.indTharparkar_mat_pri_1.0, whole genome shotgun sequence genome has a window encoding:
- the LOC139181285 gene encoding protein SSX1-like, with amino-acid sequence MNRGSFWENPREDRKKLEKKSKTFKTISQYFSKKEWARLGYSEKITYVNMKRNYETMTRLGLQCTPPAFMCPKNGATKSKRCDSKTKNPREKDEPPQGTSNMQGGKCQKVMPKKPVKGKKRSKIVPGTSGPEQAQRQLRSQAKASISAQQSKKTAGSKKKKVSAIRLRERKPVAYEEISDPEEESNGNTVDVWANRGQKREPVAQEEISDHEEESNRNTVNVWANRLRKRKPVAYEEISDPEEEEDEDD; translated from the exons ATGAACAGAGGCAGCTTCTGGGAAAACCCCAGGGAAGACAGGAAGAAATTAGAGAAGAAATCCAAG acttTCAAGACTATTTCCCAATACTTCTCTAAGAAAGAGTGGGCACGTCTGGGATACTCGGAGAAAATCACCTATGTGAATATGAAGAGAAACTATGAAACCATGACTAGACTAG GTCTCCAGTGTACCCCACCGGCTTTCATGTGTCCTAAAAATGGAGCCACAAAATCCAAGCGCTGTGATTCTAAAACTAAGAACCCCAGGGAAAAGG ATGAACCTCCTCAAGGGACTTCCAACATGCAAGGGGGGAAATGCCAGAAG GTGATGCCCAAGAAGcctgtaaagggaaaaaaacgTTCGAAGATAGTACCAGGAACATCAGGCCCAGAGCAGGCTCAGAGACAGCTGCGCTCCCAGGCAAAAGCAAGTATCTCTGCTCAGCAGAGTAAGAAAACAGCAG GATCCAAGAAAAAGAAGGTTTCTGCCATCAGACTGCGAGAAAGAAAACCGGTTGCCTACGAAGAGATCAGTGATCCTGAGGAAGAATCCAATGGAAACACGGTTGATGTGTGGGCCAACAGAGGGCAAAAAAGAGAACCAGTTGCCCAAGAAGAGATCAGCGATCACGAGGAAGAATCCAATAGAAACACAGTTAATGTTTGGGCCAACAGACTGCGAAAAAGAAAACCAGTGGCCTATGAAGAGATCAGTGATCCcgaggaagaggaagatgaagaTGACTAA